From the genome of Canis lupus baileyi chromosome 4, mCanLup2.hap1, whole genome shotgun sequence:
agcactttgaatatatctgcCCACTACCCTCTGGCCTTCAAAATTTCGGATGAGAAATCTGCTTATTATCTTACTGAGATCTGGTATGTGATGTGTTGCTTCTCTCCTGCTGCTCTCCCTCATTTTTGAAGGATGAGTTTGCCAGATACAGTATTTTTGGTTGGTagctttttttccttcagtactttgaatataacATCCCATTGCCTTTTGACTTGTAAGGTTCTGCTGAGAATCTGCTGAAAATCTTATACAAGCTCTCTTCTATATGGTAAATcacttttttcttgttgttttcaagattctgtctttaacttttgacactTTGATTATAAAGTGTCTTGTTGTGGGTCTCTGGTTTAACCATAGTGGAGTTGagatttataaaactaaatatccatttctttcctcagatttgggaagttctaggtcattattttttcaaataagctttctgcccttttctctcttctccatcttgAACTTCCATAATGTATATATGGTCCACTTAATTACGTCCCATAGTCCCTTAGGctcttttcaattttcttcattatattttcttttgctcctCTGATTCAATGATTTCAAATGACCTTTCTTCAAGGTCattgactgttttcttttgccCATCAAGTCTGCTAGTGAATTATTCAATTCTGTTATTTCGGTTCCAGAATATGTTtgattctaatagttttttgtttaATACTCTAATTTTGTTCATGCATCATTTTCATGCTTCAGTTAGTTGTTTACCTCTCTTCTCTTTTAGCtccttgtacattttttaaaaagatttatttattatttgagagagggagtgcacATGAGTTGGGTGcggagcagaagcagagggagagagataatcccaagccaactctgtgctgagcaaggagcccatttcagggcttgatcccatgatgacttgagccaaaatcaagagttggatgattaagcaactgagccatgcaggacCCTCCTTGTGCATTTTTAAGGtagtttaaaaacattctttgtcATGAAGTTGAGAAATCTGTGTTTCTTTATGGTTGGTTTCTGGAACTTTACTCTATTTCTTTGACTAGGACATATTTCCCAGTTTCTTTGTATGCCTTGTAATCTTTTGCTGAggtttatgcatttaaaaaaacaaataccctcCCCAGTCTATCCACTGAGTTTATTAAGGGTAAGATCTTCACCAATTAGCCTGGACTAAAGTTCTGGACTCTTAGGCCTCTGCTGGGTATGTGTTTTCTCTGGGCTTGTATCTGTGCTTTTATCTGTCTTAATTTCCCAAATcgcttgcttttgttttttctcaggAGCACATAGGCTATTGTCCTTCTCTTACCTGCCTGTGGAACTACAAATCCCTGAAGCTCTAACATGTGGCAGTGGTCGCTTCACTTTTCAGCAGCTTCCAAATTATCCCACTATTCTCATCGGTGATCTGAATCAGGTGAGACCAAACTGTCCTTTGCACAGTTCCCTAACAAGCCAGGGCACTGGAGTCAAAGTCTACTCTTTTGTTTTGACACTGAGGGGAGACCTGGGGAATATGAGGTTTTCTCCCAGTTGCATCATGCTAtgctggggaggggagaagcataAGCacacaaaataacacaaaatttcCTACTGCTTTCATTGAGTCCCTTCTTGATTATGCATTCTCCTGGGTACCAAAGCTTCTCAACTGATCTCCAGAGTTTTCACAGAGGTATTCTggtccatgttttttttttgttgttgttgttttgttttgtttttagcatggCATCTTTATAGGAGGACAATAGTCTAGAGCTTCCTTGTCTATCATCTTGGTGGTTTCCCAAATCATTCTTAAAGCTCTAAGTTATTTTGCTCCAATCTGGACTGAATGCTCTCTAGGTTTACTATTCACCATAATTTTAGGAATTCTCTTCATTGTTCTCTTGGATTAGATCTAGTGTTTCCTGGATCCTGTACCTCCCTCTTTATTATTATCCTATTCTTTTGACGCATACCTTTAGGTAACCAAAGAAATGGGGTGTGGAGATATTTTTTCAAGTTCCTGCTTGTCTTTATGCTACACTCACACTTGAATAATAGTTTTGTTGAGTACAGACATCTAAATTGAAAGTAATTTGTTCCATCCAAGTGTTGGGGGTGAGCAGACAGAAAGCTGGCAAGTAAGTTTAGGGATCCCTAAAAGTCAGAAtgtagaaaacttttttttctggaatactAACTCTATACTAGGTGCCATTGTTTATGGCAGATGGTTCATTCAATGTTTTTAGACAATAAATCCTCTGACTTTTTGCCTGAAATTAATTTGGTAACCTGATGACTCAACTTCCTGTACTCAAGAATGGAGAGTTTGTCAGTTCCATCTACAAGCTTTCAACAGTTTTACAGCCTATGTCTGACTCCAACCCTCTTATATATGTTGTTTCTgagttgaaaacaaaaacacaacaactccgtgctaagcaaggagcccatttcagggcttgatcccatgatgaCTTGAGTGCTCTGCTCTAAGTGCAGATTTCCTCTCTCCTTGGCCGCATATATTATAGCCTGTGGCTTTCTCTCCCTAGCTTCACCAGTCAACACTTACATTTCCTTTAGTTCTTCTAGTTTTCATTCAGGTTTCTTGCCCTTCCCCTTATTTTTGTTGCCATGCATTTATATCTTTCTCTATTCATTGACTATTCCTTTTAATGGTATCTCAAGAAGGAGAGGAATAAGTAAATGTACTTAATTTTGAATTGGAAGACAGCATATACCATTTCAGCAGGAATTTTTTTATGGGGGTGAGAGTAAAAGGAGGGAGTAATGGCAAAGACTTTACTACCAGATTTGCTGTCACACTTGTTTCTAATTAAAACTTCTTGTGCAAAAGATACACCCTCATAATTATTATGTTACCTCTTCCTCCATAACATAAGTGAGCAGCTTCCAGTCCCACTCCACTGTCTTGGCATTAGCTGGATGTAGCCTGAAAGTCAAGAGACATCAATTAGAATTCTGGAGAGTTCAATGAAGAGGGGATGGGATGTAAAAGATGCCAGAAACAAGAAACCTCTTATCCTCACTGCTCTTGCTCATCCTTTGACATGATACTATGCCGTCTGAGGGTAGTGGAACTTCAGTATTTTTTCTATTCACTATCCACTTCTCTTTTGGAAGGCATCACTATCCCAATTTTGCCTTGAAGAAATCAACTTTTTATTACTCTTAGCCCATTAGCTTTATCTACCAGGATCCTAGGATGAAGCCTGTGAAGCATATTTAGCCAATCAAGATATTCTATCTCTCACTTCACAGTGATTGGTTAAAAAATGGGCTCATGTTCTATGTTATGCCAATTAAAGCCTACAAGACTCAATTACAGAACTCTTGTGTGATTATAAAGGaggtggattctctctctcataaaagcTAGAACTAAGAAGACTACTATGTAGACCCTGAAAAGGGAACAAAGCAGGACTGAAAAATGGAGTCTGGTAACCATTCTGAACTGAAATAAGTCTTATTCCTAGGTTTCTAGTAACATGAATTATTAAATTCTCTTTAATCAGCTGTTAAAGTTAGTTTGGATTGGGTTTCCTGACACTTGCAACCCAAATAACACTGACATACTAAGTCACCCTCTCTAATGGTTAGCTGAATCAAGCTTAGGCAAAAGAGAGCTATGCCCTGAGTTCAGGCTCCCTAGGAGATTCACCAACATCTAAGGTTCATACTGTTGAATTTTCATGAGAAGCATATAGGCCTCCTTCAGGACATCCACAGTCTCAGAGCCACTGAGCAGGATTTTCTGGATGATGTGAGCCACAATTTCTCTGGGTGGGTAATGCTGGGGTGACACAAAGTCCATCAAAAACTGCACAGTCCCCAGGGGAAAATTTTCTTCAATGGTGTTTGTTACCATTCTTAGTCTTCGATGAGGAATGGGTTCTAATTTTTGACCCTTACTCTgtagagataaaaagaaagaaattaggataggtttctttttttttttttaaaagattttatttatttattcatgtgagacacagagagagagaggcagagacataggcagactccctgcagggagcctgatgcggaattctatcccaggaccccaggatcatgacttgagccaaaggcagacactcaaccactgagccacccaggtgcccctaagatagGTTTCTACAGACATAAAAACAAGAGGTTCTGAAATaggttagatagatagatagcaaaATTTTCCATGCTTTTGAaatattcataattaaaaataaaaagactgaaaagtCTTACCTAAAAACTTTTAATGAcatgggaaaatatatatattaagttaaaaaaataagaatttaaagttgtacatataacataaaatattatattataataaaatatagcatagaaaaaaaacatacaaaagagTCAATAGCTAGCCTAAGTTGATTTTGTAGTGAGGGTGAGAAGATAGTTAGGGGTAGTTATGATACTATATCAGATACTGaaataaagagatgaagaaaaatgttttaaatatgttttattgttAAAAGAAGAATCCCATTTTGTTGATTTACTGTCAACAGTAAATGTTAAGTTGCTTCCCCTATATCCCccaaaagtatgtatgtatataaaaagaCTGGGAGAGAATATGTGAAAAGTGGTTTTCTATTATCTGGGTGGTGGGTAGAATTATTGATGATTTTCCTTTATAtgctcttttgtatttttccataacTGATACACATTACTTTcataatcagaaggaaaaaaacatttaagttttttttaaaagattttatttatttattcatgagagacacagagggggagagagagaggcagagacacaggcagagggagaagcaggctccacccagaagcccgattcaggacttgatcccaggaccccaggatcacacccccggctgaaggcaggcaccaaaccactgagccactcagggatctccATATTTAAGTTTTTGATATTGAAATGTAACAACAAGaataatttttgaacatttaCTTTACCCTCactttaattctcacaaaactctaataaaaacatactattattatttctattttatagataaggaaactgagatttagagTAAGCATTTGTCATGCAACAAATGGCAGAAGCTGATTTCACACATGGGTGGTATAATTCCAGATCTACCCTCTACATTCATGCTACCTCtaaataataaaaccaacaataaatatatttttgttaaaaatccccatcattaaaaaaagttaaaatgcctATGTATAAAAAGGCAACTGAGCAGGCAATACACCaaaattattaacaataataaatgcTGACCTATAGCaccataaataattaattttttatattttaaaatgttttatattaagaatatttttaaaatctgagaatAAGTATTAAACTTAAAACATCAACCAAAGATTTGACAGCTTATGTATAACAATAAAACAGAGATGGGTGGAATTATCCATCTAGAAAATCTCCTAGAGAAGTCCAGTGAACTTTCTTTATGCCTCAAATCACCTGAGAGTAATCCCTGATATCACTGATCAGAGACCAATACTGTACCTCTTAATGAAAATTAAGAGCcagagaagacaaaaacaaaaaatcttactTTGATTACTATTTTATTTGTGAGGCACTTTACCTATATTTgaatctatattattaatttcttgcCCACAAATGGGGACAGCTACAAagttaataaattctttaataaagttaataaattCTTTTGATGCTCATATACTTATCAAACATTTCTTTAGGCCTTGTATGGTGGCTTTGTGGTTTATGTGTTTACTTTTAAGTCAAATAACTTTATAATATGGTCatcatgatttattttagagttaaACCAAGAGAGACTCAAAGATTTAAGGCCAATGGCTGGTAAATGGCAGCATGGGGACTGGCTAACATCTTCTGGGGGAAAAATGACCTAGTGaagtatttattaaaagcctaaaaaaaaaaaatcataggagaGACAGAAAAGATTTACAGATGAACTCTAGATGACCGAGTTTctttaaagtaagaaataaagaTTAAGAGGAAAAATCCCTTTTGTTTGGCTTAATTGCCATCTTTTAATCTAAGCAATGTTTACACAGAAAGGGGATGTGGTATTCCCATTTGTATCTACTGGCAGCTTCTCTAGTTGAGCAGTACCTACAAAGCACTACAGCCTTGACTAGGGAAACACAAACTTTCTCAAGTCCCCCAAATGCTCTTTATAATATCTTGATGCATCACTACCTTGAGGCAAATCCACAAGAAAAAATAGGATGAGCTACTGGTTGGGGACAGTCattcagaagagagaaaacatattAGAAGATAAAACAACAGTAAAAATGAGAGGACAAAGGCCAAATCAACATGAATGCCTGATACACACTATGCTGGATTGCTGATTGCTCCAAAAATGCGCATTTTGAATTCCTGGACTACCTCAAGCCAGTCTTCTTAATGTTGAGAATATGGTTATGGATAATGAAAAAATAGCTTCATATTATAGGACTTAGCCACAATTTTTTCCCCTTACATCTGCTAAGAAAAGCATCTGGTTTAGTTCTCAGCTCAGTAAGACCCAtctccattaaaattttaaaattgaatttcctCCCCAAAAGTCAGAAAGTAGTAATTTTGGAGGCACTGAAGTATCAAGAGTATCACTATCTCTGTGATATGGGAGCTGTAACAAGGGTATCAGGAAGGGAAAGGTAAAGGGATTGAAGAGAATTATTTAATGAAGGCCTATAATGAGCCAGACACTCTAATAGGCACTTTAAGTATGTTATGTCATTTAATGATCCTGAGGTCTgttcttatctccattttacatctAGGAAAGTTAGGGCTCAGAAAGGTATAGTTACTTCTACAGTGCCAATTGCTAACCATGGGGGTGAAATTCGAACCCAGGTCTGACTCTACACTAGGTGATTCCACAAGAggaggaaagataaaaataacgAATTCATCCTGGGCCTGTTCTCTCAGGCATGGACTCCTTTTAGCATACTAACTTCACGTGAGGCCTATACAAACAACACCTAATCCCTAGGGGAAGACATGTTAGCTCACCTCTCTTGTGTCTTTATCTGGTATTAGTGTCTGGAAGAAGAGGTGATGCACCGGAGGTCGTAAGAAGTACTTCAGTCTATGCAGGCATGGTCTGTTGTATAATCCACCTTGTGGTGTTCGTGCTTGTACCTGGGCAGACCTGGGGTTAGCAGGCTCTGACAGTGATCTGTCTTTTCTGGCTGGAGTTTCTGTGACAGAGAGCCAAGGAACTTTCTCTAAGGAAGTTTCAGACTGTGGAGACTGTGGACTGGGAGAGAACCTTGGAGAGGATGGAGCTGAGACTTCCATAGGAGTGTCATGGTTCTGTACATCATTTTGGAGAGGGTAAGGCCTGTCTCGTGGTAACTGAGCCAAGTCTCCAAATGAGTGTGGCATGTCTCCTAGCAAGCACGGCCTATCTCCAGGTGAATGGAGCATATCTCCTGGGAAGTCTGGGACTTCTCCAGGTGAATGTGGCACACTTTCTGGTAACTGTGGTGCATCTCCTGGTGACTGTGGCATGTCTGCTGGTGACTGTGGCACGTGTCTTGGTGATTGTGGCACGtcttctggtgactgtggtacatCTTCTGATGAATGTGGCATATCTTGTAAATGTGCCACATCTTGTGGATATGATATGTTTTGAGGTGGGCCTGGTACATCTTGAGGTAGGCCCAGAGGAGAGTCTTGAGGTGGGCACAGTGAGTCTTGAGGTGGGCTGGGTGAGTGCTGAGGTCGCCATGATGAGTCTGGAGGTGGGCTTGGCACAGTCTGCTGAGGGCACGGCATATCTTGAGGAGGGCGTGGAACTGCTTGAGGCAGGTGAGGCAAAGCCTGTAGTTGGCACTGCATGGTTTGTGATGGGCATGACAAGGCTCGTGGTGGGCATGAGGAGGCTCGTGGTGGACATGGTGAGGTTCGCAGTGGGCATGGCAAGGCTCGAAATGGGCATGGCAAGGCTTGTGGTGGGCAAGGCACATCTTGCTGTGGGCATGGCAAGGGTGCCCTCTGATTGCTGCTGCTACTGTTATTGCTTgttggggaggaggagcaaaCATCTGAAGATAGCTGTAGGCTTGCCAAGAAGCCAAGGTCACCTTTGAATGTAGTTGAGCTACAATTTGGTTCTGTTGAATAAACAGAGTTCCCACTGATGGATGTAGGGGGTTGTGGACCTTCAAATGTGGTTTCTTCCAAAAGGTCCAAATCCACAGGATCGCTGTTAATGATTCTCCGTGCTGCAGGCCAAGAGCTTCTGTCTACCCGCCCTTCCATCACCTCTTTGCTGGAGAGGCTGGCACATGTCTGAAGATTAGGTGGCTCTTTCTGGGAGGGAGCAACAGGTTCTAGAGTCAAGTCAAGTGTGGCAATAGGtctattttcttcttcagttCTTGTCAGGTCAATCACACAGAGTCCACTGCGATCCTTTGTCCTTGGTCTGGTTTCTCTAGTTAAGTCAATGAAGTCCTGTTAAAGGATTGTAAGAATATAAAAGGTCAAGTAGGGAGTCTTTGCTTTATCTAAGATTTACATTTGAGCTTTTAAGGATAATCATATTTTACCTTTTCACTTCActgataaacattttatataacataGGCATTAATCTATTTCCTTTGGTCAAAATTTTACTACTGTCAATACTGTCAATTTCTATACCTTCTTAAATTATCCAAATGCCACATGCATATAACTGAGGGCATAGTGGGAAATTTTTTCTGATCCAAAGTAAACAGGGGAGTAGGGAAGATTTCAACCttaaatcacaagagaaaaagcaacctTTGTTTGGAAAAGCAAATACACAGGATAATTTGCAGCAGAAACTAAAGAAGAAGGTAAGCTAACATAAGAGAATCTGCTATGTGCTAAGAACATACTGAGTACTTTCACATATCTTTAATTTCACAATATTCCTATCAGGTAGgcattataattttcattatacagatggggaaaatggagttcagagaggttaggtcATTACCTAAGGATTATACAATTAAGCCACAGAGACAGacattcaaacccaggtctgtttccttctttctctgtaaaaccTCATTCAATATATAATCAGTTTATAGTCAGATATGCAGAGTAATACAATAACAGTTATAAAACCAACAGGGTAAATCTGAGCCCTAACTAGATTAATTACTGGAAAACTTATCTTTACCTCCATTACTTGCCAAAATGATTGGGCAGTTCATAAATCCTGATGATCTAGCCAATGGTACTATAATTAATTTCTGTGCCATAAGCCTGGAACAATATTGTACTCCCTTTTACTCTCAAAGCTGTTTCAGTATGGATGACAAATAATATCATCCTGATTACTGATCAGGCTCATTGATGAACACGATAGGAAATATCCCCTATATGGTATTATTAGAATCAActgcagtatttaaaaaaaaaattccatttctgaTCAGAAGGGCTAGCTAGATACTCTGATCAACAAACCTAATAAAAGCTAGAATGGATACATCTattaatctatatatatatctagatagatagagtatatatatatttatgtaaagtatatatatatatatgtatatttgtaaaaACATGGGAGGAGATATAACAAGAATAAAGCAACCAAAAGAAGTGAGTATacctatattaatatcagacaaaatagattttaatgaaaatagcATTATTAGAGATAAAGAGGCTACTAtacaataaaagatttattttatcaagataaaataatttcaaaactatGCATAATAACATAATCTTCATAGAGCAAAAATAGATACAAGtacaaggagaaaaaggaatatcCAGTCATTGTGAGAAATTTTTACATGTCTTTTTTGATTGATCATGCAAACAAAGAAATTATTATGGATACAGAAGATTCTAACACATTTAACAAGCTTCATCTAAAGGATTCAGAATAGTTATGCAcaattacatgaaatatttacaaaaatttatcACATACCAGGAGTCAAAGTACATCTTAGTCAACATCAAAAGATTATCACTCAGACCAAAATACTATTAGGTTAGAATGCAATGCAAAAAAGTAACTAAGACAAACTCCATACAACTGTGAATTAAGAAGTATGACAAAATAACATATAGGTCAAAGAACAAAttatagaaactagaaaaatttcAGAATTGAACAGTAACAAAAATACTAGATATTAAAATGTGACATGCAGCAAAATAATTGTGTAGAAAAAAATTTACACTTAGACatttagaaaagaatggaagaaaattaatGTGCTAAGCACACACTTTTAGGTAGCAGAAAAAGGACAGAATACACtcaaagaaagcagaagagatgaaataataacaagagcagaaatgaatgaaacagaGAACAAACACAGCAGAGAAGTGCAAATGTCACAggtttgttcttttaaaagattattaaaattagCAAACATGATAAAATTAAGACAATGAAGGCACAAATAACtaatattaagaatgaaaaagggATAAAATTACAGATGTTCTTAagataaaaaagatgagaagatGCTGTGAACAAttctacataaaaaaagaaacaacaacttGGGATGttggatgaaatagataaatcccTGGAAAAATAAAGCTTAGCAAAACTGTCTCAAAAAATTGAGTGATGGGTATGTGGGGAATCATTATATAGTTTGCTCTATTTgtcatgtttgaaattttccatagtgaaaaggtattttttaagttgacttagaaaaaagaaaaaaatcaagatagcTCCTTAaccataaagaaatgaaatcagtagttgaaatttttccttcaaaaaactCCAGatcaaactgattttaaaaggaGAGTTCTGCTAAAAATTCAAGGAACAAAATGATTCTACTTTATATAagctatttaaaagaataaaaaatgaagggaTACCTCCAACTCATATTATGACTTAGCATAAACTTGATCCAAAATCTGAAAGTACAAGAAGGAAATATTATAAGTCAATATCACGTCTGCACAcagacataaaaatcttaaatgaaacACTATAAACTAAGTCCAGCAAACCAAGGTGAATCTCCCTAGGAATCATACCTagtttagcatttaaaaaaattaatatagtttgccacataaagaaaaatcatatgatcatgtGAAGACACCAAAAAGCATTTGATAACACATTCagcatccattcttttttttttttttttaagattttatttatttattcatgagtgacacagggagagaggcagggacaggcagagggagaagcaggctccaggcagggagccagacgtgggactcgatcctgggtctccaggatcacgtcctgggctgaagttggcggtaaaccgctgagccacctgggctgccctcagcaTCCgttcttaagaagaaaaaataaatgccacTATTAGGACTTAATTCAGTTCTGATACTACCTGGCATTAGTGTAGAACcaacaggttaagggctcagtcccacatgACCCCCCCCACCATTTCAAGTAGTTGCAAGTAGTTGGGCCCCTGGTTACCCACCACTCTGTCTAATTTGGCTAAAAAATGGGGGTTCCCATGACTCCCTTCCTAAGTTTTGATAATAATGGTTcacaaaactcagagaaacatttcacTTTCTATTACCACTTTATTATAAATGATGCAATAATAAAGCCAGATGAAGAAATACATAGGGCAAGGTCCAGAAAAGTCCTGAgtgcagggactccaggatcacaccctgagccgaaggcagatgctcaaccactgagccacccaggcatccctacacttGAAAATATCTTACAACTTTACTcatcaatcatacctcaataaagctgaaactaaaaataaataacttaaaaaaaaaacacatgacaaaagccaaagaaactggaaaatataagttggagggacacctggatggctcattcagttgggcatccaacttgtggttttggcttgggtcatgatcttgaggtcatgggattgagccccctgtcaggctctgtcCTCAGCAGGGTATCTGCCTGAGATtccatctttccctccctctgcatctcccctctctgtgcatgctcaatctctctctcaaataagtaaataaatctttaaaaaaaataatgagttagGGACTAATACTACCTTAAAAGTATTtgaattttgggatccctgggtggcgcagcggtttagcgcctgcctttggcccagggcgtgatcctggagacccaggatcgaatcccacgtcaggctcctggtgcacggagcctgcttcttcctctgcctgtgtctctgcctgtctctctcactgtgtgcctatcataaataaataaaaaaataaaaaaaattttttaaagtatttgaattTCTTGGACTGGTACATAtaactttaaattaattaattttatttaattaaaatttggggcacctgggtggctcagtcggttaagtgcctgccttcagctcaagtcaggaaCCCAGGGTTCTGGGCTAGAGCCCcaaactgggctccctgctcagtggggaggctgcttctctctctccttctacccactgcttgtgttctctatctcaaatgaataaaatctttttaaaaattaataatattttttagagcagttttaggttcacagcaaaattgagaaacTTCAGAGCATTTCCATGTACTCCTCTCCCCACATATAATCTCCCTCACTATGAACATCCTGCACTACTATGGCACATTTGTTACAACAGATGAACCTACACTGTCACACCATTATCaaccaaagtccatagtttacattatggttcaTTCTCGATGCTATACATCCCaagggttttgacaaatgtataacgACATGTATTCATCACagcagtatcatacagaatagcttCACTGCCTGAAAAATCCTCCACATTCCACCTATTCAGCCTTCCCTTCCCACTAACCTCCAAAAACCACTGATCTTTCATCTTCATAGTTTTGACTTTTCAGAATGTCACGTTGTTGGAATCACAGAGCATGTaatcttttcagattggcttctttcacttaataatatgcattcaattttcctccatgtcttttcaagACTGGATAGCTAATTTTTTTTAgcaatgaataatattccaatatctggatgtaccacagtttacttATCTATTCACTTACTGATAAACATCttagttttggcaattatgaataaagctgctataaacatccgtgtgctgttttttttttccccatgtgttTCAAATGTTTCAAATCATTTGGGTCAGTACTAAGGAGCATGGTTGCTGGATTAGATGGCTAAGaatgtgtttagttttgtaaaaagCTGAACTGTCCTCCAAAGTGACTGtagcattttgcattcccactagtaattaatgagagttcctattactctacatcctcaccagcatttggtataATCGGTATTTtagattttggctattctaaaatCCAAATGTAGTAGTATCTCATGTTGGTTTTAACTtacaattccctaatgacatatgatgttgaacatcttttcatatgcttacttgccGTCTGTATACCTTCTTGGGTGAGGTATCTGTTTTTggcattttgtccatttttattttattttattttttggtgaaaaaatttatatttagatttatagccggactcagtttagatgatcccaatctgatcaaggtgttgaccttggccacatcaatgtcatagagcttcttcacagcct
Proteins encoded in this window:
- the SIMC1 gene encoding SUMO-interacting motif-containing protein 1 yields the protein MEDFIVISDDSGSESSGGARSGRARRLRRALSRTPGALPRRTVDFIDLTRETRPRTKDRSGLCVIDLTRTEEENRPIATLDLTLEPVAPSQKEPPNLQTCASLSSKEVMEGRVDRSSWPAARRIINSDPVDLDLLEETTFEGPQPPTSISGNSVYSTEPNCSSTTFKGDLGFLASLQLSSDVCSSSPTSNNSSSSNQRAPLPCPQQDVPCPPQALPCPFRALPCPLRTSPCPPRASSCPPRALSCPSQTMQCQLQALPHLPQAVPRPPQDMPCPQQTVPSPPPDSSWRPQHSPSPPQDSLCPPQDSPLGLPQDVPGPPQNISYPQDVAHLQDMPHSSEDVPQSPEDVPQSPRHVPQSPADMPQSPGDAPQLPESVPHSPGEVPDFPGDMLHSPGDRPCLLGDMPHSFGDLAQLPRDRPYPLQNDVQNHDTPMEVSAPSSPRFSPSPQSPQSETSLEKVPWLSVTETPARKDRSLSEPANPRSAQVQARTPQGGLYNRPCLHRLKYFLRPPVHHLFFQTLIPDKDTRESKGQKLEPIPHRRLRMVTNTIEENFPLGTVQFLMDFVSPQHYPPREIVAHIIQKILLSGSETVDVLKEAYMLLMKIQQLHPANAKTVEWDWKLLTYVMEEEGQNLPGRVLFLRYVVQTLEDDFQQILRRQRQHLQQSIASTVLSCDKQPHNVRDVIKWLVKVVTEDGLTQPPNGNQTSSATGILKASSNHPSPQANLTKNTNQLIVCQLQRMLSIAVEVDRTPTCSSNKIAEMMFGFVLDIPERSQREMFFTTMESHLLRCKVLEIIFLHSCETPTRLPLSLAQALYFLNNSTSLLKCQSDKTQWQTWDELVEHLQFLLSSYQHVLREHLRSSVIDRKDLIIKRIKPKPQQGDDITAVDVERQIEAFRSRLTQILGEPLAPQLQDKVHLLKLLLFYAADLNPDAEPSPKNWSSP